The genomic segment GTCAGCTGGGGGTGTTCAGTTTCGTGATTCCGGGGGCGAAGGGCGCCCGGCGGGATGTGCGGGTGTATCTCGACGAGGAGGGCTCTTGGTACCTGGCCACCTACCTCCAACAAGTCCACCGCCAGCTCCACTCCACCACCCCCTTCCTCTTCCCCGCCGCCCGCACCGGAAGCGGGATCTCCCCCACCTGGGTCGGCGTCCTCTTCCACCGCCGCCGCAAAGCCGCCGGCATTCGGCCCCGGGGCCGGAAGATCACGCCCCACATCCTGCGGCACAGCTTGGCGACTCACCTATTGCAGGCCGGCGCCGATCCGCGACGGGTGCAGCGCAAGCTCCGGCATCGGAGCCTGACCACGACGAT from the Acidobacteriota bacterium genome contains:
- a CDS encoding site-specific integrase, coding for MPDAASAARDRVMLVVMYLCGLRRSEPGRIRADSVRWESQLGVFSFVIPGAKGARRDVRVYLDEEGSWYLATYLQQVHRQLHSTTPFLFPAARTGSGISPTWVGVLFHRRRKAAGIRPRGRKITPHILRHSLATHLLQAGADPRRVQRKLRHRSLTTT